The sequence GCGGAGGCCGATGCCGGAGCGGCCGACAACGACAACCAGTTGTCGGATGAGCCTCTTTCGGAACAGACCGGCTCCGGCGATGACTCCTCCGGGGTGGATGAAGGTCCGCCTGACCATGATATCGTATCTGAAGCCGGGGAGGACGATACGTCTTCCGCGGTGCCGGAGGAAGACGAAACCTTAACTGAAACGACCACGCCCGCGGTCACGGATGTGCCGGATTCGGCCGGAAACGACACTACTATGTCAGAACCCGGGAAGACCCCTGCACCCACGGCTTCCCCTAAGGAGACCCCGGTGGTTGACCCTGAGCCTGTGGTGACCGAAGGGCCTGGCCAGGATGACGCGCCGGCTGAGAACACCGCAGCAACCAATGAGACCTCTGTATCCACGGTCTCTCCTGAGGAGACCTCCGGGGCTGATCCCGAGCCTGTGAAAACTGCCAGCCCTGACGCTGCTGCTGAGAACACCACGGCACCGCTCCCGACGGACACCATAGACCCCGCTCCATCTACCGGCACCGGTGTGGTGGAGAACGAGTCGGTGTCATCTGATACCTTGCCTGAGAGCGAAACAGCCGGGGAGTCTGTCTCCCGTGCGGCCGTGCTCTGCGTCTGGGAGCAGCTCGATCCGGCCCTCGGCTGGCTCGACGATGATCCGGCCCAGGCGGGGAGCCAGTTCCTGCCTCCCTGTGCCTACGGTGCGGAAAAGACCGTCCAGATCTGCGCGGTTGTTGCCGGGGGCGGCGCGACGCCTGACCTGGTTGTGGCCGACGTGGTGTCTCCCGACGGTTCGCCCTTCTCCTGGGTCAACCTGACCCGGCAGGATTCTGGTACGGATGCGCTCGAAGCGGCCTCCATGGCCGGGCTGGTCACCTACGCCCATGGCACGAGCCTCAATGAGGCTGTACGTGCTCTGGAGGAGACCGGCGCAGCGGTCTATGCGGGCGAACTTGACCTCCTCTTTTCCCAGGCGCCCGGCGACTACCATGTCTCGGTGCAGGTCCTGTCCAAAGAGGGGAACTCGGTAGAGCCGCTTGCCAGCATCTTCACCTATCTCCCGACCGCGTCCTTCGAGATCGACTTTGCGATGGTTAACTATGGGACCGTCGAACCGGAGGAGGAGGCCTGGGTCGAGGGTGACGTCGATTTCGGGACAGAAGAGAGACCGACGGTGCGCAACACCGGCAACGTGCCGATCCGCATCACCGTCGTCCAGGACAACATGGGGCTTGGTGTGCCTGTCTCCTACATGGCAAAACTTGGCAACAGCGGCACCCCGGTCGCCTTCGAGGCGATGGAAGAGGTGACGCTCCCAGGTGTCCTGCCGGTGAATGAGACGGCGCCGCTCTCGCTCGCCCTCCGGGTTCCTTCCGGCGGCGAGGGCACACCGGGCGGCAGGCTCCAGGTTAGCTGTGTCCCCCATCTGGGGGAGCACTGAACCTGAGCTCTTCTTTTTTTTGCCTGGGAGCACTCCGGGTTCTGCCCGGCGCTGGCAAAGAACGTGGACGACCTGGAGCTGATCGGTCTCCAGGACAACCCCGGGGAAGTGGTCACCACGATCCAGGAGTTTGTATGCTCAAACCCAAGTGAGTTTGCCGCGCTGACGTATGCCGGTACCAACCCGCTTGAGGTGCTTGGGGTGGTTGGGTGAGGAGGGGTTTTCCCACCTACCACCCATACAAATCCGCAAGGCCCGGGACGGCGAGAGCAGAATGGGGGAAAAGTGCTTGAATGATGTGTACGAATGCGCTGGCGCGAAACGGGTAGAAGAGCCACTGATTACATCTTTCCTTCTTATGAGGGGTCAGATGCCTGTATGATGGTCCCGGAAAATTCTCGGAGATTTCTGGTAATTTTGAGAAACTGATCCTGGAATAACTCTAAGAATTATGCTTATATTCCCAAAAGAAGTGGGCTCGCTGAGATTCGAACTCAGGACCTCCGCCATGTCAAGGCGACGTCATAACCAGCTAGACCACGAGCCCGTGTCTGCCTAATAAAATTGGTGCTCCGGGTATAAAATTATTCCCTCCTCGCCATCCCGACTCTCCCGCGCTCCGGGCCGGCAGGCACCATGAAATTGGGGGTGATTGGCCGGGACCGATCAGATCTCGGCGTGTTTTGCCGTGTGGATGCCGTCGATCTTCCGGATCTCGTCCATCGCATCGGCCGGCACTGCGGAGTCGACGGTGAGGACCATCAGCGCCTCTTCTCCGGGTTTGTGCCGTCCCACCTGCATCCCTGCGATGTTCACGTTCGCGCGGCCGAGGATCGTCGCCGCCTTGCCGATGACGCCCGGCTTGTCGATATGGCGGGAGATGACCACGTGACCGGTCGGGGTCAGGTCGGTCATGTACCCGCCGATGTTCACGATCCGCGCCCGGTTCGGGGCGGAGACGTTGCCGCTCACCGACTCGGTCATCCGGTCGGTCGTTGCGGCGATAGTGATGAGGTTGCGGAAACCGTGCGCCTCCTCAGTGGTGGTCTCGCTCACCCTGATACCGCGCTCCTTTGCGACGAACTCCGCGTTCACGATGTTGACCGGCATCTGCAGAATCGGGTCCAGCAGCCCCTTTAAGATGACGCGGGTGATGAACTTCGTATTCGGCACCTGGGCGATCTCGCCGCCGTAGGTGACGTCGATCGACTCAAGCCGCCCCTCGGTGAGCTGAATGAGGAGGCTTCCCATCTTCTGTGCGAGCGTCGCGTAGGGCTCGATCAGCGCCTGCTGCTCTGCAGGGACCATCGGCGCGTTCACCACGTACTTCGCCGGGCCGCCCTCGAGCACACTGATACACTGGTTCGCAACCGAGGTGGCGACGTTCTTCTGCGCCTCGACCGTGCTTGCCCCGAGGTGCGGGGTGACGATCACCCGGTCTAGGCCGAGGAGCGGGGATTCGGTCGGCGGTTCGGACTCAAAGACGTCCACCGCAGCGCCGGCGACCTTGCCGCTTCTAATCCCGTCCGCGAGCGCCTTCTCATCGATGATTCCGCCGCGGGCGCAGTTGATCAACCGAACACCGTCCTTCATGGTGGCGATGCTTTTAGCGTTGATCATGTGGCGCGTCTCCTTGATCAGCGGTGTGTGGACTGTGATAACGTCCGACCGCCGGAAGAGGTCGTCGAGCGAGACCAGTTCAACACCGATCTTCGCAGCCCTCTCCTTGCTGATGAAG is a genomic window of Methanoculleus bourgensis MS2 containing:
- the serA gene encoding phosphoglycerate dehydrogenase, giving the protein MRYRVLVSDPLAEEGLDILKEFCDVDVNTGLTEDQLVATIGDYDALLVRSGTEVTARVIDAGTRLKFIGRAGAGVDNINIDAATRRGIIVANAPEGNTLAATEHTMAMMLSLARNIPQASASLKKGEWKRSKFMGVELNDKTLGIVGLGRIGNEVAKRARAMEMKCIAYDPFISKERAAKIGVELVSLDDLFRRSDVITVHTPLIKETRHMINAKSIATMKDGVRLINCARGGIIDEKALADGIRSGKVAGAAVDVFESEPPTESPLLGLDRVIVTPHLGASTVEAQKNVATSVANQCISVLEGGPAKYVVNAPMVPAEQQALIEPYATLAQKMGSLLIQLTEGRLESIDVTYGGEIAQVPNTKFITRVILKGLLDPILQMPVNIVNAEFVAKERGIRVSETTTEEAHGFRNLITIAATTDRMTESVSGNVSAPNRARIVNIGGYMTDLTPTGHVVISRHIDKPGVIGKAATILGRANVNIAGMQVGRHKPGEEALMVLTVDSAVPADAMDEIRKIDGIHTAKHAEI